From one Streptomyces sp. SCSIO 30461 genomic stretch:
- a CDS encoding GNAT family N-acetyltransferase: MPPNTGLDIRPLSLADRAAWEPLWQAYLDFYDHVLTPEVTDLTWSRFSDPAEPMGALGAWSDGALIGICHHVLHRSTWAAGTYCYLEDLFTAPESRGCGVGRALIEATATAAREAGAEKLYWQTSGGNASARALYDRVARHEGFLVYERPLT; the protein is encoded by the coding sequence GTGCCCCCGAACACCGGCCTGGACATCCGCCCCCTGAGCCTGGCCGACCGGGCCGCCTGGGAGCCGTTGTGGCAGGCGTACCTGGACTTCTACGACCATGTGCTCACGCCCGAGGTCACGGATCTGACCTGGTCTCGCTTCAGCGACCCGGCGGAACCGATGGGCGCGCTGGGGGCGTGGTCCGACGGCGCCCTGATCGGCATCTGCCACCACGTCCTGCACCGCTCCACCTGGGCCGCGGGCACGTACTGCTACCTGGAGGACCTGTTCACGGCACCTGAGTCCCGGGGGTGCGGGGTGGGCAGGGCGCTCATCGAGGCGACCGCCACCGCGGCCAGGGAGGCAGGGGCCGAGAAGCTCTACTGGCAGACGAGCGGCGGCAACGCCTCCGCGCGTGCCCTCTACGACCGGGTGGCCCGGCACGAAGGTTTCCTCGTCTACGAGCGGCCGCTCACGTGA